In Nicotiana tabacum cultivar K326 chromosome 11, ASM71507v2, whole genome shotgun sequence, a single window of DNA contains:
- the LOC142165961 gene encoding uncharacterized protein LOC142165961, translated as MATGHGDGRLDEKDEELEVSRSWPSMEFVWRRSNSKRVSHGCVLGALEKKKQKGIGGVFRNSSGKWIMGFSKSSYTTCSLQAALLALEQGLKLAVEMPYAAIEIESDSTDIIKMLMDENASTNACLLNCRSLMHRLKSPVTRHNFREGNAVADCLAKEAVKNFKPDKCYHLDCPPLFAEAVLEKDI; from the exons ATGGCGACTGGCCATGGCGATGGTCGTTTGGACgaaaaagatgaagagcttgagGTGAGCAGGAGTTGGCCGTCGATGGAGTTTGTTTGGAGACGAAGCAACAGCAAAAGGGTCAGCCATGGTTGTGTGCttggagctttggagaagaagaagcaaaagg GTATAGGAGGGGTTTTTAGAAACAGCTCTGGTAAATGGATCATGGGGTTTTCAAAATCTTCTTATACAACATGCTCCTTACAGGCTGCACTTTTAGCATTGGAGCAAGGACTTAAATTAGCTGTGGAAATGCCATATGCTGCTATAGAGATTGAATCAGATTCAACAGATATAATAAAGATGCTCATGGATGAGAATGCCAGTACTAATGCATGTTTACTTAACTGCAGATCATTGATGCACCGACTGAAATCCCCGGTGACCAGGCACAATTTTAGAGAAGGAAATGCAGTAGCAGATTGCCTAGCTAAGGAAGCAGTCAAGAATTTCAAGCCGGATAAATGCTATCACCTTGATTGCCCACCTCTTTTTGCTGAAGCTGTTTTGGAAAAGGACATATAA